In Sphingobacterium sp. lm-10, one DNA window encodes the following:
- the crcB gene encoding fluoride efflux transporter CrcB, producing the protein MWRTLLLIGIGGGAGSILRFLISLGVGRYLSSPFPWGTFAVNVIGSFFAGIILSTFNHHQADSPEWRLFLMTGFCGGFTTFSAFTAENLALLQSGQILMAIIYVLSSVLISLLAIWIGFACTS; encoded by the coding sequence ATGTGGCGAACTTTGCTACTTATAGGTATTGGCGGAGGTGCAGGAAGCATCCTCCGCTTTCTTATTTCTCTCGGAGTAGGCCGTTATCTTTCCTCTCCATTTCCTTGGGGTACATTTGCCGTTAATGTTATCGGTTCTTTTTTCGCAGGAATCATCTTGTCTACATTCAATCATCATCAGGCAGATTCTCCCGAGTGGCGTCTATTTTTGATGACTGGTTTTTGTGGCGGATTTACTACTTTTTCTGCCTTCACAGCCGAAAACTTGGCCCTTCTGCAATCCGGCCAAATACTAATGGCTATCATTTACGTTCTTAGCAGCGTCTTAATAAGTCTTCTCGCGATATGGATTGGTTTTGCTTGCACATCGTAA